TGGCATCCACTTCATGTCGATGGGACTGTTGGTGGATCAGGGCGAAGCGGTGGTGTGGCGAGGTCCGATGCTGCACGGCGCGGTCAAGAGCTTCCTCCACGACGTGGACTGGGGAGACCTCGACTACCTGCTGGTCGACCTTCCGCCCGGCACCGGCGACGTCCAGCTCTCGCTCATCCAGCAGACCTTCGTGGCCGGCGCCGTGGTGGTGACGACGCCCTCCACGGTGGCGATGGAGGACGCGGTCAAGGCGGTGTCCATGTTCGGAAAGCTCCAGGTGCCGGTGCTGGGCGTGGTCGAGAACATGAGCGGCTTCGTCTGCCCGAATTGCGGCACCCGCCACGAGATCTTCAACAGCGGCTCGCCCGAAGAGCGAGCGCGGGCCATGGGGCTCCCGTTCCTCGGCGCGATCCCACTACATCCCGAGGTGCGCGAGGGCGGCGACGAAGGCCATCCGGTGGTGCTCTCGCATCCAGACGGCCCGCTGGCGCGCGCCTTCCGCGACATCGCGGGAACACTCGCGCGCCGCGTCTCGATCCAGACCGTGGGAACGGGATCGTGAGCGCGCGCGAGGTGTACGCCGACTACGCGGCGACCACGCGCACCGCGCCCGAGGTGCTCGACGCCATGCGGCCCTGGTTCGAGGCGGGCTTCGGCAACCCTTCGTCGGTCCATCGGCGCGGCGAGGCGGCGCGCGAGGCGATCGAGGCGGCTCGCCGTCAGGTGGCGGGGCTGATCGGCGCCAGCCCTGAGGAAATCGTGTTCACGGCGAGCGGCTCGGAGGCCAACAATCTCGCGCTGCAGGGCGTGCTCGGCTCGGCGCGCGGCGAGCGGCGGCGCCTGGTGACCTCGGCGATCGAGCATCCCTCGGTGCTCGAAACCGCGCGCGCGCTCGAATCGCGCGGCACGCCGGTGACGATCGTTCCGGTGGACGAGCGCGGCCGCGTGCGTCTCGATCGGCTCGCGGCCTCGCTCGGCCCCGACGTGGCGCTGGTCTCGGTGATGTGGGCGAACAACGAGGTGGGTACGCTGCAGCCGGTGGAGGAGATCGCCGAGCTGGCCCGTGGCGCCGGCGCGCGCTTCCACACCGACGCCGTACAGGCGGCGGGCAAGCTGACGATCAATGTCGAGACGCTGGGCGTGGACCTGCTCTCGCTCGCGGGGCACAAGTTCGAGGGTCCGCCGGGCGCGGCGGCCCTCTACGTGCGCCGTCGCACGCGACTCATCCCGCTGATCCACGGCGGGCACCAGGAACGCTCGCGTCGGGCCGGCACCGAGAACCTTCCCGCGATCGTCGGGCTGGGGGTCGCCGCCGAGCGCGCGGCGCGCCAGATGGCGAGCGGCGAGCCCGAGCGCGTGCGCGCGCTGGCCGATCAGCTGCTCGACGGGCTGCTCCAGCGGATTCCCGGGGCGGTCCTCAACGGCCCGCGCGAGAGCCGCGCGCCGGGGATCGTCAATCTGCGCTTCCCGGGAGTGGACGGCGAGGCGCTGCTTCACGCGCTCGACGAGCAGGGCGTCACGGTCTCGACCGGCTCCGCGTGCAGCGCCGCCTCGCCGGGACCGTCCCACGTCCTGATCGCGATGGGGCTCACTCCCGAGCAGGCCCACGCCAGCGTGAGATTCTCGCTGGGCCCGGGCAGCATCGAATCCGATGTTCAGCACATCCTGGCGGTGACCCCGCCGGCCATCGAGCGGCTGCGGGCGCTGGCGGATTCGCCGGCGCGGCGCAGCGCATAGGAGAACGCCATGGCGAATCAGCAGGAGCAATTCCGGCTCAAGGTCGGACTCGCCGAGATGCTCAAGGGCGGCGTCATCATGGACGTGATGACACCCGATCAGGCGCGGATCGCCGAGGAAGCCGGCGCGGCCGCGGTGATGGCGCTCGAGCGCATCCCGGCGCGGATCCGCCGCGAGGGCGGGGTGGCACGGATGTCCGACCCCAAGATGATCAAGGAGATCGAATCGGCGGTCTCGATACCGGTCATGGCCAAGTGCCGTATCGGCCACATCGCCGAGGCGCAGATCCTCGAAGCGCTCGGCATCGACTTCATCGACGAGAGTGAAGTGCTGACCCCCGCCGACGAGGAGCACCACATCTGGAAGCACGAGTTCAAGGTGCCGTTCGTGTGCGGATGCCGCGACCTGGGGGAAGCCCTGCGCCGGATCGGCGAGGGCGCCGCGATGATCCGCACCAAGGGCGAGGCCGGCACCGGCAACGTGGTCGAAGCGGTGCGCCACATGCGCGCCGTGCAAAAGGGGATCAAGCGGCTCACCCTGCTCCGGGAAGACGAGCTGATGGCCGAATCGAAGACCCTCGGCGCGCCATTCGAAGTCGTGCAGCAGGTGGCGCGCACCGGCAAACTGCCCGTGCCGAACTTCGCCGCCGGCGGCGTGGCGACGCCGGCCGACGCGGCGCTGATGGTGCAGCTCGGTGCCGAGGCGGTGTTCGTGGGCTCGGGCATCTTCGAAGTCTCGCAGGACAAGAAGCCCGACCAGGCGCGCGCCGATCAGCTGCGCATGGCGGAGGCGGTGGTGCAGGCCGTGACCCACTACAATCGGCCCGAGCTGCTCGCCAAGCTCTCGGAAGGGCTACCGGAGCCGATGCGCGGCGTCTCGCTCGAGGGGCTCCCCGAAGAGCAGCAGCTGGCCCGCCGCGGATGGTGAGCATGGGAAGAGTTCCGCGCATTGGAGTGCTGGGCCTGCAGGGCGATTTCGCCTGCCATCGCGCCTCGCTCGAGGCGCTGGGC
This genomic window from Candidatus Sulfotelmatobacter sp. contains:
- the pdxS gene encoding pyridoxal 5'-phosphate synthase lyase subunit PdxS; this encodes MANQQEQFRLKVGLAEMLKGGVIMDVMTPDQARIAEEAGAAAVMALERIPARIRREGGVARMSDPKMIKEIESAVSIPVMAKCRIGHIAEAQILEALGIDFIDESEVLTPADEEHHIWKHEFKVPFVCGCRDLGEALRRIGEGAAMIRTKGEAGTGNVVEAVRHMRAVQKGIKRLTLLREDELMAESKTLGAPFEVVQQVARTGKLPVPNFAAGGVATPADAALMVQLGAEAVFVGSGIFEVSQDKKPDQARADQLRMAEAVVQAVTHYNRPELLAKLSEGLPEPMRGVSLEGLPEEQQLARRGW
- a CDS encoding cysteine desulfurase family protein, translating into MSAREVYADYAATTRTAPEVLDAMRPWFEAGFGNPSSVHRRGEAAREAIEAARRQVAGLIGASPEEIVFTASGSEANNLALQGVLGSARGERRRLVTSAIEHPSVLETARALESRGTPVTIVPVDERGRVRLDRLAASLGPDVALVSVMWANNEVGTLQPVEEIAELARGAGARFHTDAVQAAGKLTINVETLGVDLLSLAGHKFEGPPGAAALYVRRRTRLIPLIHGGHQERSRRAGTENLPAIVGLGVAAERAARQMASGEPERVRALADQLLDGLLQRIPGAVLNGPRESRAPGIVNLRFPGVDGEALLHALDEQGVTVSTGSACSAASPGPSHVLIAMGLTPEQAHASVRFSLGPGSIESDVQHILAVTPPAIERLRALADSPARRSA
- a CDS encoding Mrp/NBP35 family ATP-binding protein, giving the protein MPVLTQDAVLEALRTVQDPDLHRDLVTLGMIEGLEVEEGRVRFTLVLTTAACPLKEQLEADCKRALTGVEGIHEVEIRTTSRMRKPKDPTADRRALPGVAQVLAIGSGKGGVGKSTVSANLAIALAQSGARVGLLDGDIYGPNLPRMLGVRRQPSQRDGKILPVEACGIHFMSMGLLVDQGEAVVWRGPMLHGAVKSFLHDVDWGDLDYLLVDLPPGTGDVQLSLIQQTFVAGAVVVTTPSTVAMEDAVKAVSMFGKLQVPVLGVVENMSGFVCPNCGTRHEIFNSGSPEERARAMGLPFLGAIPLHPEVREGGDEGHPVVLSHPDGPLARAFRDIAGTLARRVSIQTVGTGS